The DNA region GGACGAGGATATCGGGGACGACGGCGACCTCAGCGCCCAGGGGCAGGAAGCCCAGCAGGGGGTCGACGGCGACCTCGTTGAACCCGTTCTCCCCGCCGGTCAGCCACCCGAGCGGCGACAGGAAGATGTAGTAGATCATCTGCCCGAACGCCAGCGTGAGGATGGCGAAGTAGATGCCGCCCCGGCGCAGGGAGATCCAGCCGATGACCCACGCGAGCAGGACCGCCGTGGTCGTGCCGACGAGGATCATCGCGATGGGGCTGCCGGTGACGTTGGCGCTGAAGATGCCCGCCGCGTAGGCGGCGACGCCCCAGAACATCGCGTGGCCGAAGGACAGCAGACCCGTAAAGCCCAGCAGGAGGTCGTAGCCGATGGCGAAGATCCCCCAGATGAGCGCCAGGACGACCAGGCTCCGGTACCAGACGTACTGGGTCGGGATCCCGAGCATCTCCGGGAGGGCGACCAGCGCGAACGGCGCGAGGAAGACCCCCAGGAAGGTGAGGACGGCGACGGTCACCTCCCGCTCGCGGACGGCGAGCCAGCGGTCGTACAGCGACGGCGACTCGACCTCGGCGGGCTCGCCCGTCTCGGCGGACTTGACCTCGTCGCTCATGCGCTCACCTCCTCGGAGCCGAGCAGGCCCTGGGGCCGCGTCAGCAGGACGATGACCGCGAGCACGTAGATGCCGACCTGCGACCAGGGGCTGAAGTTGACGGTGAACCCGCCGACCCCGACGCTCCCGAGCGAGATGAGCGTCACCTGGACCATCCCGATGAGCGTCCCCCCCAGGACGGCGCCCTTGATGGAGCCGACGCCGCCGATGACGACGGTGAGGAAGGCGGGGACGAGGATCGTCATCCCGATCTCGGGGTTGATGTTCTGCAGCGGGCCGCCGACGACGCCGGCGATCCCCGCCAGCGCCGCGCCGATCCCGAACATCACGAGGTACGGCCGCGTGATCTTGATGCCGAGCAGGCGGACCATCTCGGGGTCGCGCGTCCCGGCCTTGACGACCAGCCCGAAGTCGGTGTACTCGACGATGGCGTAGACGGCGATCACCAGCGCCGCGGTGATCGCGATGACCCAGAGCCGCCAGACGTTGATCGTCACGTCCGAGAGCGGAACGGGGATCGGGCCCGTCATCGGCAGGAGCCCGAACGCCGAGGTGGGGACCTCGTAGCCGTAGGTCCGGGGGCCGATCAGCGCGTGGATGACCTCCTGGACGACGATGGCCAGCCCGAAGGTGACCAGTATCTGGTCGGTGTCGGGACGGTCGTAGAACGGGCGCGCGACGAACCGCTCCATCGCGAGCCCGACGACGAACACGAACAGGGGGACGATGACGAGTGCGGCGAAGAAGCCCCACTCCAGGCCGATCGTGGGGTAGCCCCACTCGGCGAGCCGCCCGTTCGAGATCGATATCTCCTGTGTGATGAGCAGGCCGGCGTAGGCGCCGATCACGAACAGCGCCCCGTGGGCGAAGTTGACGAACTTGAGCGTCCCGAGGATGATCGACAGCCCGATCGCCAGCAGGACGTAGATCGCGCCCGTCTGGAGGCCGTTGACCAGCAGGACGATGAGTTCGCCGACGATGTTCACTCGGCGGTCACCTCGGTTGGTACGCGCCGGCCGGGGCGCCCGTCGCGGTCGCCCGGCGCCCGGCGGCGGTGCGGGTCGTCGTTTTGGGTGTGATTGTCACTCATTCTGTGTAGCGGATCCGGGAATCACGTACATAACTGTAGGGCCTAGTCGCGCGGGGGCTCACTCGTCGCCGTAGTCGCCGAGTTCGCACTCCGCGGCGGGGCCCTCGTCGCACCCGTAGCCCACGTCCTCGCGCGCGGTGATGTCGACGATCTCGAAGAACTGCCCGTCGCCCTGTTCGGACTCGGGGAGGCCGCGGACGACCGGGATGGCCCGCTGGGCCTGGTGGTCGCAGGCGCGCATCGTCTCCTCGCCCATGCCGATGTTGTCGTACTCGTAGCCCTCCAGCTCGCGGATGACCTCCGGCGGGTAGAACGTGCCGGCGCGCTCGACCGCGGCGGCGTACTGGAGCGTCCCGGAGTAGGCCAGCTGGGCCGGTCCCGAGGGGACCCGGCCGTCGTACTCCTCGCCGAAAAACTCCGTGAAGGAGTTCGACGGCTCGTTGTCGATCTGGGAGTCCCAGGCGACGGTGCCGAAGATCCCGTCGATAGCCCCGCTGGCGGCCTCGGCCATCGGGCGGTTGTACAGCGGCATCACGATCTCCATGTCCTCGTCGATCCCGGCGTCGATGGCGTCGGTCAGCGAGTTCGCGCCGTCCAGCCCGTAGTGGTCGAGGAACAGTACGTCGGCCTCGGAGCTCTGGGCCTCCGAGAGGTACGACGAGAAGTCGCTGGTGTCCAGCGGCGTCGCGACGCTGTCGACCTCGTTCCAGCCGGCTTCGGTCATGAACTGCCGCATCGACTCCTGGACGGTCTGGCCCCACGAGTAGTCGGCGTACAGCTGGTAGAAGTCCAGGTCCTCCCCGTACTCGTCGACGAGGACGGGCTTGAGCGCCTGCCCGGTCATGTACGCGTTGAACATCTCCCGGAAGCTGTAGCGGACGCAGTCGCCGCCGGTCGTGTCGTTCGAGTGGGTCAGACAGCAGGTGAACATCACCTTCTCGCGCTGGGCGAGCCCCTGCTGGGCGATCGCCACCGCCGAGGAGGAGCCGCCCGCGAACATGATGACGCCGTCGCGGTCGATCATCCGCGAGGCCGACTGCTCGGCGGTCGATGCGTCCGTCGCCGTGTCGCCCTCGACGTAGTCGATCTCGTAGCCGAGGACGCCGTCGCCCGAGAGGTCCTCCCACTCGTCGACCCAGCCGCCGCCGTTGTTGAGGTGGTCGACGGCGAGTTCGTACGCGCGCAACTCGTCTTCACCCTCGGAGGAGTACGGCCCCGACTGGGGGACGTTGAACCCGAACGTCGCCGTGTCGCCGTCGATCGGGTAGTTCCCCAGCGAGGGGTAGTCGGTCCCGTCACCGCCCCCACCGCCACCGCCGCCGCCACCGCCCTCCGTACAGCCCGCCAGCCCGGCCAGACCGACCGCACCCGCTGCACCCGCTCGTTTCATCAGTCCACGCCGCGACACTCCACTGTCACTGTGTGACATGCTCTATCAGGGGACGACCTCCCTCATAATAGTTGTGCATAATTATAAAAAGTGCCAGTCGAACGCCGTTCGGATCGCCCGCGGGGAGCGGGGTGGTGCCTTCGTGAGAAATTGCGATTCCGACGCGGCTCGCGCTCCACACAGCCGGTTTCGTCTCCGGTCCGACGACCGTCGAGAAGCGGCGGCCGCCGGTCCGACGCGGCCGGGGACAGGGCAGACGGACGATACGTTTATCCGTCGGCCGCCGGAGCGTCCGGTCGGACGCGGTTCCCGCTACACACCTCCACCCATGTCCGCCATCGAGACAGCGAACCTGACCAAGCGGTTCGGCGACGTGACCGCCCTCGACGACCTGTCCTTTTCGGTCCCCGAGGGCGAGATATTCGGCTTCCTCGGCCCCAACGGCGCGGGGAAGTCGACGACGATCAACATCCTGCTGGGGTTCACCCACCCCTCCGCCGGGTCGGCCCGCGTGTTCGGCCACGACGCCGGCGCCGAGAGCAAGCGGATCCGCCAGCGAACCGGCGCCCTGCTGGAGGGCTACGGCGTCTACGAGCGGATCACCGCCCGCGAGCACGTCGAGCGCGCCATCCGGGCGAAAGACGCCGACGACGACCCCATGGCGATCCTCGAACGCGTCGGCATCCCCGAGGCCGCCGACCGGACGGCCGGCGGCTTCTCCAAGGGGATGCGCCAGCGGATGGCCATCGGCATGGCGCTGGTCGGCGACCCGGATCTGCTCGTGCTCGACGAGCCCTCGACGGGGCTGGACCCCAACGGCACCCGCGAGCTGCGCGACGTGATCCGCGAGGAGAACAGGCGGGGCGCGACCGTCTTCTTCTCCAGCCACCTCATCGACCAGGTCGAGGCCGTCTGCGACCGCGTCGGCATCCTCAAGGACGGCCGGATGGTCACCGAGGGCAGCGTCTCGGACCTCCGGGCGCAGCTCGACGCCGCGACGGTCACCGTCACCGTCGAGCAGCGCGCCCCCGAATCCCTCCTCGACGACCTGCGCGGCATCTCCGGCGTCGAGACCGCGGAGGCGACCGACAACCAGGTCATCGTCTCGGCGCGGGGCGGCGACGCGAAGCTGCGGGCCCTGAACCGCGTCGAGCGGGCCGGCGTCGGCTTCGCCGACTTCACGACCGACGACCCCTCGCTTGAGGAGATCTTCGAGGTGGCGACGCTCGGTCCCCGCGGGGACCGCGGCGGCCGTGACGCCGCCGCGGCGTCGGCGGAGGGCGAGCCATGAGCTGGCGGACGGTCATGCGCGACGACCTGCTGGGGGTGCGACGGTCGCGGCTGGGCCAGGGCGTCGCCGCGACGATGTTCGTGTTCACCGCCGGCATCGCCGTCCTCGTCGCGCTCGCGCACTTCTCCTCGCCGGGCGGGGACCCGCCGCCGTTCGACACGATCATGTTGCTCGTCGGGAGCCTCCTCTCGGTGATCCTCCCGTTCATCGCGATGCTCGGCAGCTACGGCGCGATCATCCAGGAGCGCGAGAGCGGCTCGGTCCGCTTTCTCCTCGGGCTCCCGAACTCCCGGTTCGACGCCTACGCGGGGAAGTACCTCAGCCGCTCCGCCCTGCTGGTCGCGGCGACCGCGGTCGGCCTGCTGGTCGTCGCCGCCGTCGGCTTCGGGGTCCTCCGCGAGCCCGACGCCGCCGCCTTCCTCCTCTTCGCCGTCGCCACCGTCGCGTTCGGCCTGCTGTTCGTCGGCTTCGGCCTCGCGCTCTCGGCGACGCTGGACTCCGAGACGCAGGTCACGACCGGCATCATCAGCACCTACGTCCTCTTTCGCGGGCTGTGGCCCGTCCTCCAGTGGGGCGGCCTCTACGTCACCCGTCCCGACGGCGAGCTGGGCGTCCGACCGTACCCCGAGTGGTACTTCTACCTCGGCCGGCTCGACCCGCTGAACGCCTACGTGAAGGTCGTGAACGTGCTGTTCAACGACGACCGGTTCCACCCGCTGATCACCAACCCGCAGGCCGCCGAGGTCGACTACCTCGCGGTCTCGACGCCCTACGCCGTCGCCGCGCTGGCCGTCTGGCTGGTCGTCGTCCCCGTCGTCGGCTACCTCCTGTTCGTCGACAAGGACGTGCTGTAGGACCCGCTCGCCGCGCTCCCCCCGCCCGGCCGCTACCCCGAACCCCGCTCAGGCGACGCTGGCCGACTCCTGGTAGCTCCCGTGGTGGGCCTCGAACAGCGACATGATCTCGCCCATCGTCGCGTAGGCCTTCACGGCGTCGACGACGTACGGCATGACGTTCTCGTCGGCCTCGATCGCGTCGTCGAGCGCGGCCAGCGCGTCCTCGACGGCTTCGTCGTCGCGCTCGGCCTTCACGTCTGCCAGCCGATCGCGCTGTTTCGCCTGGACCTCCTCGTCGACCGTCAGGATCTCGGGCTCCGTGTCCTCCTCGACGGTGTAGGCGTTGACGCCGACGACGACCTCCTCGCCGTCCTCGACGCGCTCCTGGTACTCGTAGGCCGCGTCCTGGATCTCCCGGTGGAAGTAGCCCTCGTCGATGCCCCGCAGGACGCCCTCCCGCATCGACCCGTCGCCCATCTCCCTGATCTCCTCGATGTACGCCATCGCCTCCTCCTCGACCTCGTCGGTCAGGGCCTCGACGGCGAAACTCCCGCCGAGCGGGTCGACGATGTCGGCGGCGCCGGACTCCTCGGCGATGATCTGCTGGGTGCGCAGAGCGACCCGGACCGCGTCCTCGCTGGGTAGCGCCAGCGCCTCGTCGAAGCTGTTGGTGTGGAGGCTCTGGGTGCCGCCCAGCACCCCGGCGAGCGCCTGGATGGTCACCCGGACGACGTTGTTCAGCGGCTGCTGAGCGGTCAGCGACTGGCCGGCCGTCTGGGTGTGGAACTTCATCGCCTTGCTGGCGTCGTCCTCGGCGCCGTACCACTCGTCCATCAGTCGCGCCCAGATCCGCCGGCCCGCGCGGAACTTCGCGACCTCCTCGAAGATAGCGTTGTGCGAGTTGAAGAAGAAGGATAGCTGCGGCGCGAACTCGTCGACCGCCAGCCCGCGGTCGCGGCAGGCCTCGACGTAGGCCAGCCCGTCGGCGAGCGTGAACGCGAGTTCCTGGATCGCCGTCGAGCCGGCCTCGCGGATGTGATAGCCGGAGATGGAGATCGGTTTGAACTTCGGCGTCTCGGAGACGGCGAACTCGACGGTGTCGACGACGATGTCCAGAGAGGGCCGGGGCGGGACGACCCACTCCTTCTGGGCGATGAACTCCTTGAGCATGTCGTTCTGGAGGGTGCCCCGGATCTCCTCGCGGGGCACCCCCTGCTGGTCGGCGATGGCGACGTACATCGCGTAGATCACCGGCGCGCTCGGGTTGATCGTGAACGAGGTGGAGACCTCGCCCACGTCGATGCCGTCGAAGATGATCTCCATGTCCCGCAGGGTGTCGACGGCGACCCCCTCCCGGCCGACCTCGCCGTCGCTCATCGGGTCGTCCGAGTCGAGGCCCATCAGCGACGGCATGTCGAAGGCCGTCGAGAGGCCGGTCTGTCCCTCCTCGATGAGGTAGTGGAACCGCTCGTTGGTCTCGCTCGGCGTCCCGAAGCCGGCGAACTGCCGCATCGTCCACGTCCGCCCGCGGTACATCGTCGGGTACACTCCCCGGGTGTAGGGTGGCTCTCCGGGGAAGCCCAGGTCCTCCTCGTAGTCCAGATCGGCCACGTCCTCGGGGGTGTAGAGGCGGTCGACCTCGTGGTTCGACACCGTCGCGAACCGCCCGGAGCGCTCGCCGTAGCCGTCGAGGACGGGGTCGAGCGTCTCGGCCTCCCACTCCTCGCGGGCCGCCCGGATCGCGGCGAGGTCCTCGTCGTCGAACATGCTCGCAAATATTGCCGGAGCGCGCATAAGGGTTCGGGCGCGAGTCGCGCCCGTTCCCGACGCCCACCTTTTTCAGCGCGGGGATCGTGTCCTCGCGCATGGGACTCGTTACGGGACTGATCACGTTCGTCGTCGGCGTACTGGTCGGCGGGTTCGGCATCTACGTGGGCGCCGAGCTGGTCGGCGGCGGGAGTAGCTACGAGAAGGCGGTCACGACGGCCATCGTCGGCGCGCTCGTCTGGGCGCTCGTGGGGACCTTCTTCGGCTGGATCCCGCTTCTGGGCCCGGCGCTAACGTTCGTCGCCTACCTCGCCGTCCTGAACCTGATGTACGACGGCGGCTGGGTCGAGGCCGCGGCCATCGCGGTGGTCGCCTGGCTGACGCTCGTCGTCGTGTTCACCGTCCTCGGGCCGCTCGGCCTCGGGGTCTTCTCCGGGGTCGGCGTCCCCGGGGTGTAGGACCGGCGCCGAATCCGGGGTTTCGGTCGGTCGTCACGACCGGGCGCGGACGGGAACGCTCTTTGGCGCCGAGGCGAATCCCCGACCGTGTTCGGGCTCGAACCGGGACTGGGCTACGCGGTCGCGGCGTCGCTGATCCTCGGCGTCTACCTGTTCTGTATCAAGCGCTACTTCGGCGACTACCCCTCGACGGTGTACGTCACGGTCACGTTCGCCACGTCGCTGCTGTGGTACCTGCCGATCGCCGCGGTCGCGAACGACGGGCGCCTCCTCCCGGCCGGCTTCGGCGCGCCGGGCGTCGGGATGCTCGCGCTCACCGTCGGCGGGTCGATACTGGCCTTCCTCGCCTCCTTCCGGGCGATCGCCGTCGGCGACGTGTCCTACGTCGCGCCGATCAGCAAGATCGTCGCCGTGTTCGTCCTCCCCATCGAACTCGTCTTCCTGGACGAGCACCTGTCTGCGGTCCAGGTCGCGGGCGTGCTCGTCGCGACGGCGGCGGTGTACGTCGCCAACTACGAGCCGGGGAAGCTACTGGCCCCGTTCGCCCGCGCGGTCCACTCCCGGCCCGCCCAGCTGGCGCTGGCCAGCGCCGCGATATTCGGCGTCGTCGACGTGGGCAAGCGCGTGCTGACCCAGGAGCTGCGGGTGCCCCCGGAGACGTTCAACCTCGTCATGTTCGCGGCGGTGCCGCTGGCGCTCGCGCCGCTGGCGGCCCGGCGCTGGCCCGACCGGGGCGAGGGCGGCGTCCGCGCGGACCTCCACCTGTTCGCCGGCGTCGGACTGCTGCTGGCGGTCGCCGAGCACTTCGTGATGCTCGCGTTCTCGACGCTGTCGGCGAGCCTCGCGTCGCCGGTGGTCAACACCCAGGCCGTCGTCGCGGTGCTGCTCGGCGGGGTCGTCCTCGGCGAGGAGAACGTGCGCGTCCGGCTGGCCGCGGCGGCGTTCGCCGTCGCCGGCGTGACGATGATAACGGTCGGCTGAGAAGGGCAGGCGGGGCTATTCGGCCGGTCCCGACGCGCGTACGTCCTCGAAGTCGATGGCGTAGCTCGTCTGGATCCAGGCGTTGGCGTTCTCCCGGTCGTAGAGCACCAGGTCGCCGTCGATGGTCTCGAAGCTCCCGCACTGTTCCGCCGCGCGCTCTGGTGGCCGCTGCGTCTCGGACATCGCTCGCTTCGATACCAGTCGTTGAGGGAGTTAAACCTTGCCGTGGGTGTGGTACACATCCTCAATATAGTATAAGGGGGCTTAGTCACGGGCGAACGTCGGGTCGCCGCCGGTCGGTGTCCGCTCGATTACCCCTCGCCCTCGGACTGGTAGGGTTCGCCGACGGCCTCGCGCGGGAGGTCGTTCTGGACCGCGGTGTAGGCGTCGTCGGCGGACTCGAAGCGGTCCGCGCTCGCGTGGGCCAGCAGCCCTCCCAGGTCGCGCTCGCCCTCGGCGAGTTCGATCGTGACGCCCTCGCAGGCTGTGGCGAGTTCGTCGCTGGCGACGGGGTAGTCGAACTGTTCGAGGTACTCCTGTAGTTCGGCCAGTTCCATGTCCCGACCTTCGGGCGGCGGCCGTTAGTGCGTAGTTGCCAGGCGCCTGCGGGGAGGATGTGCCGTGTCTCGCCGGTCCGCGGTCCGCCGGGCGGCGCCTCTCGTCAGCCATTTGGTGTCGGCGGGGCAACACCCGGACATGACACGACGGGAAGCGCCGGTCTCGCCGCCGGTCGTCCTCGCGATCGCGGGCAGCGACTCGGGCGGCGGCGCCGGCATCCAGGCCGACCTGAAGACGATCGAGGCCGGCGGCGCCTTCGGGACGACGGCGGTCACGAGCGTCACCGCCCAGAACACGACCGGCGTCGAGAGCACGCACGTCCTCCCGACCGCGGAGATCGACGCCCAGTGCGACGCCGTCGTCTCGGACTTCGACGTGGCCGCGGTCAAGACGGGGATGCTCGCCACCGCCGACGTGGTCGAACTCGTCACCGACCGCGTCGCCGAGACCGCGGCGCCGGCGGTCGTCGACCCGGTGATGGTCGCCGCCTCGGGCGACCGCCTGCTCGCCAGCGCGGCGGAGTCGGCCTACGAGGACCTGGTCGCCGAGGCGACGCTGGTCACGCCCAACGCCGACGAGGCGGCCGTCCTGACCGGAGTCGACCCCGACGACGAGGCCGAGGCCCGCGAGGCGGGCGAACGGCTGGTCGAGACGGGCGCCGACGCCGCGCTCGTGAAGGGCGGACACATCGACGGCGGCGAGTCCGACGACGTGGTCGACGTGCTCGTCACCGGCGACGGCGTCGAGACGTTCCGGCACCCGCGGGTCGACACCGACGCCACCCACGGCTCGGGCTGCACGCTCTCCTCGGCCGTCGCCACCCGGCTGGCCCACGGCGGCGACATCGAGGCGGCGGTCGCGTCTGGTATCGACCTCCTCGCGCGGGCGGTCCGCTACAACCTCGACGTGGGCGAGGGGCCGGGCGCGGTCCACCACGCGGTCGAACTGCGCGACCGGGCGGCCCGCGACGACACCGCCGAGGCCGTCGAGGGGATCGTCCGCGCGTTCGTCGACGGGAACGTCGGCCCGCTGGTCCCCGAGGTCGGGACGAACGTCGCCGGGGCGACCCCCTACGCGGAGCGGCCGGACGAGACCGCCGCCGTCGAGGGCCGCATCACCCGGACGCGGTCGGGCGCCGAGCCCAACCGCGGGGTGCGCTTCGGCGCGTCGACCAACGTCGCTCGCCTCCTGCTCGCCGCTCGCGAGCACGACCCCGACCTGCGGTTCGCGGCGAACCTCCGCTACGGCGACGCGGTCGCCGCGGCGCTGGCCGACCTCGACGGCCCGGTCGCGGAGTTCGACCCGGCCGACGACCGCGCCGACTCGGTCGAGTGGGGGGTCGAGACGGCCTTCGACGCGGTCGAGAGCACGCCCGCCGCCGTCGTCGACCGCGGCAGTTACGGGTCGGAACCGATCGCCTTCGTCCTCGCGCGGGCGCCCGACGCGCTCGTCGACCGGACGCTGGCGGTCCTCGACGCCGTCGAGGGCGGAGACTGACGGCACCGCTCGGTCCCCGACCGTCCCGTCACTCCCGCCGCCGGGCGAGCAGCGCGAGCGCGCCCGCGAGTCCCGCCAGCGCGGCGAGCGGGCCGAACCCGGGGCCGAACCCGGAACTCCCGCCCTCGCCGGACTCGCCGTCGCCGCCGTCGCCGCTCTCCCCGCCCACGTCGCCGACGGTCACGACCAGCGAGTCGGCCTCCCCGAGGGTGAACTCGTACTCGCCGCGGTCGAGGCGCGCGACGCCGGTCACGGTCCGGTTCTCCCCGGGTCCGAGCGCGAGCTGTCGGTCGATGATCGGGCCGTCGGGCCCCCGGAGCGTGACGTTCCCGCGGGTCGGCACGCCGTGGGTGTTCGAGAGGGTCGCGGTGAACGCGACGGCGCCCGGGCCGGACAGGGCCGTCCGGTTGGCCGAGAGGGCGGTCACGGTCGCCCGCGGCGGGTCGTACACCTCGACGGTCACGCTGTCGCCGCCGACGGCGACGGTGTACTCGCCCGGCTCGTCGAAGGCCCGCTCGAACCGGTGGGTCACCCGCTCGCCGGGGGCGACGGTGCCGCTCTCGGTCGCGGCGACCGACCCGTCGACGACGAACCGCGCCTCGTACTCGCCGGCGGCGCCGCCCGCGTTCGTGACTCCCCCGGTCATCGTCAGCGTCTCGCCGGTGTAGAGCGTCAGGTCCGGCCCCGAGAGGGTGGCGTTGCGGTAGGGACCGCTCACGGCCAGCGCGTCCGGGTCGGCGGCGAGGCCGACCTCGACGAGCGCGGGCGTCGGCGCGAACGCCTCGGCGTGCACCTCGGCCGACCAGAGGTCCGGCGTTCGCTCGGTGCTCGCGTAGGTGACCGCCGCCCGCCGGACCTCGGGGCCGGCGACCGTCCCGACCGACCCGAAGACGACCCGCGCGTCGACCGGGCCCGAGTGGGCGTTCATCGCGGAGAAGACCGACTGGAGCGACCGGGTCCCGTCGGTCGCCAGCCGGATCCGGCGGTCGGTGTCCCCGGCGACGAGCGCGCCCTTCAGGTAGTTGGCGGCGTTGACCCACGACCCTGGTTCGGTCAGGATCGCGTCGGACTGCGGGCGGGCCGTCCCGCGCCGCAGCGTCTCGCGGAACGCCGCGTAGTCGACGTGGCCCTGCTCCAGCGCCAGCAGGGCGGCGTAGTAGGTGGCGAACGCCTCGTCGGTCCACCGCGCCGAGGGCGCCGCCTCGTAGCCCTGGCGGGTGTGGACGTACTCGTGGAGCCAGGTGTTCTCGGCGGTCGCCAGCGGCTCGGCGTCGCGCACCCACATGTCGCTGTCGCCGTACTGCAGCCCGCGCACGCCCCAGCCGACGCTCGTCGTCGGCGCGGCGAAGGCGGTCACGACCGGGTCGCGGTCGCCGACCCGCATCCGGTCGCCGGCCGCCGCCAGCGAGTCGAAGACCGCATCGGGCGACTCGGTGAGCGTCGCCCGCTCGGGGACGACCAGCTCGAACCGCTGGCCGTGGGCCCGCCGCTCGCGCGTCTCGACGGCGCCGAGGTAGGCCAGCCACTCGCCGACGTAGCCCTCGCCCGCGACCCGCGGCTCGCGCGTGATCCCGACCGGCGCCGCGCCGCTCCACGACCAGCTCGTCGGCACCGCCGGCCGGCGGAACAGTGCCCACTCGCCGGCGTCGACGAAGAGGTATCGGCCCCGCGCGCCCTCCGGTCCCGCGAGGTCGACCGTCTCGTTGACCGCCATCGCGAACGTGACCGACGGCGCCGACGTGTTACCGTCCCACTCGTAGACGGTCCCGTCCCCCCGCGAGAACCCGGTCGTCCCCGTGACGGTCACGTCCTCGGGGAGCCGGGGCTTCAGCGACGCAACCCGGTCGGGCACCCGGTAGCGCTGAACGACGGTGATCTGGCCGCGCTCACCCGGCGTCAGCCGGAGTTCCTGGACCGCCGTGATGTTCGCCGCCGCGTCGGCGAACACCGCGTCGGTCCCCGCGGCCGACGCGCGCCCGCCCGACGCCGTGACCGACTTCGAGACCCGCTCGGGGGGCTCGCTGAGTTCGGCGGCCGCGGCGGTGTCGGCCGCGAACGCTCCTGGTTCGGACGCGGAGGCGTTCCCGGTCGAGCGGGTGTCACCGCTCCCGGCCGACGAGGGGGCCGCGACGCCGCCCCCGGTG from Halosimplex halophilum includes:
- the thiD gene encoding bifunctional hydroxymethylpyrimidine kinase/phosphomethylpyrimidine kinase gives rise to the protein MTRREAPVSPPVVLAIAGSDSGGGAGIQADLKTIEAGGAFGTTAVTSVTAQNTTGVESTHVLPTAEIDAQCDAVVSDFDVAAVKTGMLATADVVELVTDRVAETAAPAVVDPVMVAASGDRLLASAAESAYEDLVAEATLVTPNADEAAVLTGVDPDDEAEAREAGERLVETGADAALVKGGHIDGGESDDVVDVLVTGDGVETFRHPRVDTDATHGSGCTLSSAVATRLAHGGDIEAAVASGIDLLARAVRYNLDVGEGPGAVHHAVELRDRAARDDTAEAVEGIVRAFVDGNVGPLVPEVGTNVAGATPYAERPDETAAVEGRITRTRSGAEPNRGVRFGASTNVARLLLAAREHDPDLRFAANLRYGDAVAAALADLDGPVAEFDPADDRADSVEWGVETAFDAVESTPAAVVDRGSYGSEPIAFVLARAPDALVDRTLAVLDAVEGGD